A portion of the Oxynema aestuarii AP17 genome contains these proteins:
- a CDS encoding CHAT domain-containing protein has translation MTHQFEELHISVTPFGEDRFLVRTEHSPKGVLPAEEQVIWPVEQWLQEAAYLMDDPLVGLLRRGVVGPVREKRSTRNVRGGQSEGYPSISGMGRSRSVSPGESRSDSPGVSPNLVDFGQQLYEQLFQGSLRDRLSNAQAIAHNRGNLLRLRLGVKGDKLPRLPWEVLHEDLRPIATGKDIVFSRYQPNCASLNLPHPTGEPLRILMVLSAPTDRDNLALKQEAMHLREELQKQWRGGTPGRGKPPKIELTLLEQPNREKLTQALEQNQYQVFHYSGHSTVAAGGGQLYLVNDKTGLTEFLSGDDLAGLLVNNGIRMAVFNSCRGSHSATDLELGNGSEGRTLAEVLVRRGIPGVLAMAERIPDNVALILTRLFYRNIKQGYPVDLSLNRARQGLISTYGSGQLYWALPVLYLHPEFDGYLVSQNGSETTGSDEPLKKRPTAARKTPEEVTSPPMSGLVLKDEDDRDELAPPEYDDADLELEEEEDLEAVYRDLAKEDDESAADIQNLFREIAVVSGSEGKAAAVAPAPTPKEPEPKRPRPALSWRGCQPSFWKSKGVATIASLGVLAIALVGGWTAYKQGNGSEPQPGEFLPYEQLDLPQHFSPELVQANLSTAPSGDIAGLAIEQFNRGQVLEAQAAIEELLKPERSALVHASAVLAGVPSEQQDQPGINFLRGRLAWQSLHVGDSKYSLDDVRRYWQRAVEQQPQSPVYRNALAFAYYADGQLQQAQSNWFEALKSLKSSPVDTTPVNQGGQPTVALTATGAITAPLESPEALTAYAGLALVEMKLARTQSLPHQEKRLSQAIEQRQYILSTQPTAFQPDALGKNWMWPEQAVQDWRSLLQLQQKAAANPGN, from the coding sequence GTGACCCATCAATTTGAGGAATTACATATTTCCGTAACCCCGTTCGGGGAGGATCGATTTTTAGTCCGCACGGAACACTCGCCCAAAGGCGTGCTTCCGGCTGAAGAACAAGTGATCTGGCCTGTAGAACAATGGTTGCAAGAAGCCGCCTACCTGATGGACGATCCCCTCGTCGGCTTGCTGCGGCGCGGGGTCGTCGGTCCGGTGAGGGAAAAGCGATCGACGCGAAACGTCCGAGGGGGACAATCAGAGGGATACCCCTCGATCTCCGGGATGGGGCGATCGCGAAGCGTCTCCCCAGGAGAATCGCGTAGCGACTCCCCAGGAGTATCGCCCAACCTCGTCGATTTCGGGCAGCAATTGTACGAGCAATTGTTTCAAGGTAGCTTGCGCGATCGCCTCAGTAACGCCCAGGCGATCGCTCACAACCGAGGCAACCTGTTGCGATTGCGCTTGGGCGTCAAAGGGGACAAACTGCCGCGTCTGCCGTGGGAAGTCCTCCACGAAGACCTCCGACCGATCGCCACCGGGAAAGATATCGTCTTTTCGCGCTATCAACCCAACTGCGCCTCTCTCAATCTCCCCCATCCCACGGGAGAACCCTTGAGAATCTTAATGGTACTCTCGGCGCCGACCGACCGCGACAACCTCGCGCTCAAACAAGAAGCCATGCACCTGCGCGAGGAATTGCAAAAACAGTGGCGCGGCGGCACCCCCGGACGGGGCAAACCGCCAAAAATCGAGCTGACCCTATTAGAACAACCGAATCGGGAAAAACTCACCCAAGCTTTAGAACAAAACCAATATCAAGTCTTTCACTACTCCGGACATAGCACCGTCGCCGCAGGTGGGGGACAACTTTACCTCGTCAACGATAAAACAGGCTTGACCGAATTTTTAAGCGGGGACGACTTAGCCGGATTGCTGGTCAACAACGGCATTCGCATGGCCGTCTTCAACTCCTGTCGGGGATCCCACAGTGCCACCGACTTAGAACTCGGCAACGGCAGCGAAGGGCGCACCCTCGCCGAAGTCCTCGTCCGGCGCGGCATTCCCGGCGTCTTGGCGATGGCGGAACGGATTCCCGATAACGTTGCCCTGATTTTGACCCGCTTGTTCTATCGCAATATCAAACAAGGTTATCCCGTCGATTTGAGTCTGAATCGGGCGCGACAGGGGTTGATCTCGACCTACGGTTCCGGCCAACTGTATTGGGCCTTGCCCGTGCTGTACCTGCATCCCGAGTTTGACGGCTATCTGGTCTCCCAGAACGGCAGCGAGACCACGGGAAGCGATGAGCCTCTCAAAAAACGACCAACGGCGGCAAGAAAGACCCCCGAGGAGGTAACCTCACCACCGATGTCCGGGCTGGTCTTGAAAGACGAGGACGATCGCGACGAGCTGGCGCCCCCAGAATACGACGACGCCGATCTCGAACTGGAAGAAGAGGAAGATTTAGAAGCGGTGTATCGGGATCTGGCCAAAGAGGACGACGAATCCGCCGCCGACATCCAGAATTTATTTCGGGAAATTGCCGTCGTTTCCGGTAGTGAGGGGAAAGCTGCCGCAGTCGCTCCGGCGCCAACGCCGAAGGAACCGGAGCCAAAGCGCCCGCGTCCCGCACTCTCTTGGCGCGGGTGCCAGCCTTCGTTTTGGAAGTCGAAAGGGGTTGCCACGATCGCCTCGTTGGGGGTGCTGGCGATCGCCCTGGTCGGGGGCTGGACTGCCTACAAACAGGGGAATGGCAGCGAACCGCAACCGGGCGAGTTCCTCCCCTACGAACAGCTCGACTTACCCCAACACTTCTCCCCGGAATTGGTGCAAGCCAACCTCTCTACTGCACCGAGTGGGGACATCGCCGGATTGGCGATCGAGCAGTTCAATCGGGGTCAAGTGTTGGAGGCTCAAGCGGCGATCGAGGAACTGCTCAAACCCGAACGCAGCGCCCTCGTTCATGCCAGCGCCGTCTTAGCCGGGGTACCGTCCGAGCAACAAGACCAACCGGGGATCAACTTCCTGCGCGGTCGTCTGGCGTGGCAGTCGTTGCACGTGGGCGATTCCAAATACAGCTTGGACGACGTGCGCCGTTATTGGCAACGGGCCGTGGAACAACAACCTCAATCCCCGGTTTATCGTAATGCTTTAGCCTTTGCGTACTATGCCGACGGCCAACTCCAACAGGCGCAGAGCAATTGGTTTGAAGCGCTCAAGTCCCTTAAAAGCTCACCCGTGGACACCACCCCGGTTAACCAAGGGGGTCAGCCGACCGTCGCTTTGACGGCAACCGGGGCGATAACCGCTCCCTTAGAAAGTCCCGAAGCCCTCACCGCTTATGCCGGGTTGGCGTTAGTAGAGATGAAATTAGCCCGAACTCAATCGCTACCCCACCAAGAGAAGCGGTTGAGTCAGGCTATAGAACAGCGTCAATATATCCTGTCTACACAGCCTACGGCCTTCCAGCCGGACGCTCTCGGGAAAAATTGGATGTGGCCGGAACAAGCGGTGCAAGATTGGCGATCGCTGTTGCAATTGCAACAGAAAGCGGCAGCCAACCCGGGGAATTAA